The Rubrobacter radiotolerans DSM 5868 nucleotide sequence CTCGGCCAACTCAAGGCGGCGGGACTTCGAGACGGCGATCTCGCTTATCGAGGGCGGCAGGGTGGACGCTCGGAGGATGGTCACGCACCGCTACCCGCTCGCGGAGGCCGTCCGGGCGATCGAGAAGTCGGCGAGCGGGGAGGCGATAAAGGTGGCCGTTACTCCCGGAGGCTAGGGCCCCGGGACGCTGACGACGTCGTAGGGAACGCCGCTCTTGTCGAGCGGCTCGAGCGCCTCGGGAGGGGTTCGGTCGTCGGTAAGGACAAGGTCGAACTCCCGGAGTTCGGCGAGCTTGAGCGCGGCGGTCCGGCCGAACTTCGTGTGATCGGCGAGGAGTATCCTCCGCCTTGAGACCTCCATCATGGCGCGTTTGGTGCGTACGATTTCCTGCTCCTGGTGAAAGGCGCAGTCGCCGTAGATGGCTGCGGGAGAGGCGAAGAGCACGTCCGGTCGAACAGCGGAGATCGCCCCGTCGCAGAGCAGCCCGGTGTAGGAATCGTAGGTGGGGAAGTACTCCCCGCCAAGGCACAGAACGCGCACCCCCCGCTTGCCGAGCGCGGCCTCGATGGCGAGCCGGAAGTTCGTC carries:
- a CDS encoding DeoR/GlpR family DNA-binding transcription regulator; amino-acid sequence: MEVRGDGDTRAFGPEARREWISDEVLREGYVSAREIADRFGVSVMTVYRDLDELEERRILRRERGGATAQPSSVFESDVRYRILRCVREKEALCQRALEEVSPGEAVMFDDSTTILPLARAVGERAPLTVMTNFRLAIEAALGKRGVRVLCLGGEYFPTYDSYTGLLCDGAISAVRPDVLFASPAAIYGDCAFHQEQEIVRTKRAMMEVSRRRILLADHTKFGRTAALKLAELREFDLVLTDDRTPPEALEPLDKSGVPYDVVSVPGP